One segment of Alistipes finegoldii DSM 17242 DNA contains the following:
- a CDS encoding RluA family pseudouridine synthase, with the protein MFTPEDILYEDNHLLIVNKRCGDLVQPDPSGESALEDQIKAFVKRRDAKPGDVFLGVVHRIDRPVSGAVLFAKTSKALTRLNEMIREGRIRKVYWALTERTPDPESGELRHYILRDARTNRSRACDGPKPGAKEARLRYETLGAGTNYTLVEVELLTGRHHQIRAQLSKIGCPIRGDLKYGARRSLPGGGISLHSRRVEFEHPVRREPVSVTAPAPADDNLWAYFETR; encoded by the coding sequence ATGTTCACTCCCGAAGATATCCTCTACGAAGACAATCATCTGCTGATCGTCAATAAACGCTGCGGCGATCTGGTGCAGCCCGATCCGTCGGGCGAAAGCGCGCTCGAAGACCAGATAAAGGCCTTTGTCAAACGCCGCGACGCCAAGCCCGGCGACGTGTTCCTCGGCGTGGTGCACCGCATCGACCGTCCGGTGAGCGGCGCGGTGCTGTTCGCCAAGACCTCGAAGGCCCTGACGCGGCTCAACGAGATGATCCGCGAGGGCCGCATCCGCAAGGTCTACTGGGCCTTGACCGAACGGACGCCCGACCCCGAAAGCGGCGAACTGCGCCACTACATCCTGCGCGACGCCCGCACCAACCGCTCGCGGGCCTGCGACGGGCCGAAGCCCGGCGCCAAGGAGGCGCGCCTGCGTTACGAAACGCTGGGGGCGGGGACCAACTATACGCTCGTCGAGGTGGAGCTGCTGACGGGGCGTCACCACCAGATCCGCGCCCAGCTCTCGAAGATCGGGTGTCCGATCCGCGGCGACCTGAAATACGGCGCGCGGCGTTCGCTGCCCGGCGGCGGCATCTCGCTCCATTCGCGGCGGGTCGAGTTCGAACACCCCGTGCGCCGTGAACCCGTGAGCGTCACGGCTCCCGCGCCTGCGGACGACAACCTGTGGGCTTATTTCGAAACCCGTTGA
- the rlmD gene encoding 23S rRNA (uracil(1939)-C(5))-methyltransferase RlmD: MARKKANYPLIEGLEITTLAAEGKAMGRWNDVVVFVPLTVPGDVVDVQIRSKRRRFMEGFVVRYVRKSPLRAEAFCAHFGVCGGCKWQNLPYEEQLRFKTEQVRDQLTRIGKIALPQIAPCLGSEQTRFYRNKLEFTFADRRWLTREEVESGTDFDAAPALGFHIPNMFDKVLDIDKCWLQPDPSNDIRTETRRFCIENGYTFHNAREHRGLMRNMIVRTASTGEVMVIVVFGEDDRERIAALLDHLAANFPQITSLFYIVNTKFNDSVGDLDPVCYKGKDHIVEEMEGLRFKVGPKSFYQTNSAQAYELYKVAREFADLKPEDVLYDLYTGTGTIANFCAARCRRVVGVEYVPEAIADAKVNSQINGIGNTVFYAGDMKQVLSDGFVAANGRPDVIILDPPRAGVDEPVIGVILRAAPRRIVYVSCNPATQARDLALLDADYRVEAVQPVDMFPHTHHVENVVKLVRR, translated from the coding sequence ATGGCTCGCAAAAAGGCAAATTATCCCCTCATCGAGGGGCTTGAAATAACGACGCTCGCCGCCGAAGGCAAGGCGATGGGACGCTGGAACGACGTGGTGGTGTTCGTGCCGCTGACCGTTCCGGGCGACGTGGTGGATGTGCAGATACGCTCCAAGCGCCGCAGGTTCATGGAGGGATTCGTGGTCCGCTACGTCAGAAAATCGCCGCTGCGCGCGGAGGCCTTCTGCGCCCATTTCGGGGTTTGCGGGGGCTGCAAGTGGCAGAACCTGCCCTACGAGGAGCAGCTGCGCTTCAAGACCGAGCAGGTGCGCGACCAGCTGACGCGCATCGGCAAGATCGCACTGCCGCAGATCGCGCCCTGTCTGGGTTCGGAGCAGACCCGGTTTTACCGCAACAAACTCGAATTCACCTTCGCCGACCGCCGCTGGCTGACGCGCGAAGAGGTGGAGAGCGGGACGGACTTCGATGCCGCGCCCGCGCTCGGATTCCATATTCCCAACATGTTCGACAAGGTGCTGGACATCGACAAGTGCTGGCTCCAGCCCGATCCGTCGAATGACATCCGCACCGAGACCAGACGCTTCTGCATCGAAAACGGCTACACGTTCCACAACGCCCGCGAACACAGGGGGCTGATGCGCAACATGATCGTCCGCACGGCTTCGACGGGCGAGGTGATGGTGATCGTGGTGTTCGGCGAGGACGACCGGGAGCGGATCGCCGCGCTGCTGGACCATCTGGCGGCGAATTTCCCGCAGATCACGTCGCTGTTCTACATCGTCAACACCAAGTTCAACGATTCGGTCGGGGACCTCGATCCGGTTTGCTACAAGGGCAAGGACCATATCGTCGAAGAGATGGAGGGGCTGCGGTTCAAGGTGGGGCCGAAGTCGTTTTACCAGACCAATTCGGCGCAGGCGTACGAGCTTTACAAGGTGGCGCGGGAGTTCGCGGACCTCAAACCGGAGGACGTGCTTTACGACCTCTACACCGGGACGGGGACCATCGCCAATTTCTGCGCCGCGCGGTGCCGCCGGGTGGTGGGCGTGGAGTATGTGCCCGAAGCGATCGCCGATGCGAAGGTCAATTCGCAGATCAACGGCATCGGGAATACGGTTTTCTATGCGGGCGACATGAAGCAGGTGCTGAGCGACGGGTTCGTCGCCGCCAACGGCCGTCCCGACGTGATCATCCTCGATCCGCCGCGTGCGGGCGTGGACGAGCCGGTGATCGGGGTGATCCTGCGCGCCGCGCCCCGGCGGATCGTCTACGTGAGCTGCAATCCCGCCACGCAGGCCCGCGACTTGGCGCTGCTCGACGCCGATTACCGCGTCGAGGCGGTACAGCCCGTGGACATGTTCCCCCACACGCACCATGTGGAAAACGTCGTGAAACTCGTACGGCGATGA
- a CDS encoding SIMPL domain-containing protein translates to MKKLILMAAVALMALPAAAQMQEAFPSYIQVNGRAEKEITPDEFYLSIVINERDSKGKISVESQQRDMIAALKRLGVNVEKQLKVANLSSEFFKKNTSVATAKYQLQLGSSAEVAKVWQALDGLGISNVSILKVSHSKIDEYKEQVRVEAMQNAKQSAQTLAGAIGQNVGKCFYIYDSNNNVMPVLYDNMAVMRSAKTGYGEEAAADEPLDFKTIKLQYNVQAKFVLE, encoded by the coding sequence ATGAAAAAACTGATTTTAATGGCGGCGGTGGCGCTGATGGCTCTTCCCGCGGCGGCACAGATGCAGGAGGCTTTCCCCAGCTATATTCAGGTGAACGGACGCGCCGAGAAGGAGATCACGCCCGACGAGTTCTACCTCTCGATCGTCATCAACGAGCGCGATTCGAAGGGCAAGATTTCGGTCGAGAGCCAGCAGCGCGACATGATCGCGGCCCTCAAGCGGCTGGGCGTGAACGTCGAGAAGCAGCTGAAGGTGGCCAACCTTTCGAGCGAGTTCTTCAAGAAGAACACTTCGGTGGCGACGGCCAAGTACCAGCTTCAGCTGGGATCCTCGGCCGAGGTGGCCAAGGTGTGGCAGGCGCTCGACGGACTCGGCATCTCGAACGTTTCGATCCTGAAGGTGTCGCACTCGAAGATCGACGAGTATAAGGAGCAGGTGCGCGTCGAAGCGATGCAGAACGCCAAGCAGAGCGCCCAGACGCTGGCCGGGGCGATCGGGCAGAATGTCGGCAAGTGCTTCTATATTTACGACTCGAACAACAACGTGATGCCGGTGCTGTATGACAACATGGCCGTGATGCGCAGTGCGAAGACCGGGTATGGCGAAGAGGCCGCGGCGGACGAACCGCTCGACTTCAAGACCATCAAGCTGCAGTATAACGTGCAGGCGAAATTCGTGCTGGAGTAG
- a CDS encoding VOC family protein, protein MRLDGFGIFVERMPAMVRFYRDVLGFEIREDENASNVYLEKDGTLFLLYRRADFEKMTGRRFGYAGPVNGHYEIALSVENHAAVDAAFREVVAKGARPVMEPTTEPWGQRTCYVADPEGNLIEIGSFKA, encoded by the coding sequence ATGAGACTGGACGGTTTCGGGATATTCGTCGAGCGGATGCCGGCCATGGTCCGCTTCTACCGCGACGTGCTGGGATTCGAGATCCGCGAGGATGAAAACGCCTCGAACGTCTATCTGGAAAAGGACGGAACGCTGTTCCTGCTCTACCGCAGGGCGGATTTCGAGAAGATGACCGGCCGCAGGTTCGGCTATGCCGGCCCGGTGAACGGGCATTACGAGATTGCCCTGAGCGTCGAAAACCATGCGGCGGTCGATGCGGCCTTCCGCGAGGTCGTCGCCAAAGGCGCCCGGCCCGTCATGGAACCCACAACCGAACCGTGGGGCCAGCGCACCTGCTACGTGGCCGACCCCGAAGGCAACCTGATCGAAATAGGGTCGTTCAAGGCATGA
- a CDS encoding cytidine deaminase, with protein MEKQFCFNYEHYAALAELSDADRELVREAERATANANAPYSKFRVGAAARLRSGKILYGSNFESEVYPAGLCAERTLMFYAQANYADDPIETLAIASDPSERECYPCGQCRQVMVDVERRQGAPMRVIMSGGGTATAVDSAALLLPFTFVL; from the coding sequence ATGGAAAAACAGTTTTGTTTCAACTACGAGCATTATGCGGCTCTTGCCGAGCTGTCCGATGCGGACCGTGAGCTGGTTCGGGAGGCCGAACGGGCCACGGCCAACGCCAATGCGCCCTATTCGAAGTTCCGGGTGGGAGCGGCTGCGCGGCTGCGCAGCGGGAAAATCCTCTACGGAAGCAATTTCGAGAGCGAGGTCTATCCTGCGGGACTCTGCGCCGAGCGGACGCTGATGTTTTATGCGCAGGCCAATTATGCCGACGATCCGATCGAGACGCTGGCGATCGCTTCCGATCCCTCGGAGCGCGAATGTTATCCCTGCGGCCAGTGCCGTCAGGTGATGGTGGACGTCGAACGCCGTCAGGGCGCGCCCATGCGGGTCATCATGAGCGGCGGCGGCACGGCGACGGCCGTCGATTCGGCGGCGCTGCTGCTGCCCTTCACGTTCGTGCTCTGA
- the dtd gene encoding D-aminoacyl-tRNA deacylase, with the protein MRLLIQRVKNASVSVGGDELSRIGQGLLVLVGVGVEDTDEDMEYLAGKLVRLRIFDDGQGVMNLDVRQVGGEVLVVSQFTLQASTRKGNRPSYVRAAPEAVSRPMYERFTARVAELLGREVPTGEFGADMQVALVNDGPVTIWIDSKMRDC; encoded by the coding sequence ATGCGATTGTTGATTCAGCGCGTGAAGAACGCTTCCGTCAGCGTCGGCGGCGATGAGCTGTCCCGGATCGGGCAGGGCCTGCTGGTGCTGGTCGGCGTGGGCGTGGAGGACACGGACGAAGATATGGAGTATCTGGCGGGCAAGCTGGTCCGTCTGCGGATTTTCGACGACGGGCAGGGGGTGATGAACCTCGACGTGCGGCAGGTCGGCGGCGAGGTGCTGGTGGTGAGCCAGTTCACGCTGCAGGCTTCGACCCGCAAGGGCAACCGCCCGTCGTATGTCAGGGCGGCGCCCGAAGCCGTCTCGCGCCCGATGTACGAGCGTTTCACGGCCCGCGTGGCCGAGCTGCTGGGCCGGGAGGTGCCGACGGGGGAGTTCGGCGCCGACATGCAGGTGGCGCTGGTGAACGACGGTCCGGTGACCATCTGGATAGATTCCAAAATGAGGGATTGTTAA